From one Dermacentor andersoni chromosome 1, qqDerAnde1_hic_scaffold, whole genome shotgun sequence genomic stretch:
- the LOC126545910 gene encoding serine/threonine-protein kinase H1-like, with the protein MGCRQSKIMDETVSISAGSVQTVLRPRYQRRKHQIRRAKQASSCSGSRRVDTRVSAKYAVKAVIAKGRFSRVLRVENRLSKQPYAIKVIETRDGSHVETELAVLRRVRHPNVVRLDEVFCVGCRVYMVMELATGGNLLDKVEMCAPFVEADAARVVGMIACGLAHLHDLGIAHRNLQPENVLYAHPGAGAKVMIADFGEACAPRSGREAHMHTVCGGALHYTAPELVARRPYTRAVDLWALGVIACVLLTGVLPFDADNDADLVRLILRAQLPAAERGWELVSEEARCVARRLLQRNPAQRLTAAELLRHPWVAATMTGAAHRPAQLRFQRRGGEE; encoded by the exons ATGGGCTGTCGCCAATCCAAGATCATGGACGAAACCGTGAGTATTTCAGCCGGTTCTGTGCAGACGGTGCTGCGACCACGTTACCAGCGACGAAAACATCAGATCAGGCGGGCGAAACAGGCATCTTCTTGTAGTGGGAGTAGACGTGTTGACACTCGCGTTTCGGCGAAGTATGCCGTTAAGGCAGTAATAGCCAAAGGACGGTTCAGCCGAGTGCTGCGAGTCGAGAACAGGCTATCAAAGCAGCCGTATGCAATTAAAGTAATCGAAACAAGAGACGGCTCGCACGTTGAGACCGAACTGGCTGTATTGAGACGCGTTCGGCACCCAAATGTGGTGCGGCTCGACGAAGTGTTCTGCGTTGGGTGTCGTGTATACATGGTTATGGAGCTGGCAACCGGCGGCAACCTGCTGGATAAAGTGGAAATGTGTGCCCCGTTCGTCGAAGCCGATGCGGCTCGCGTTGTTGGTATGATCGCCTGCGGCCTGGCGCACCTTCATGACTTGGGCATCGCGCACCGGAATCTGCAGCCCGAGAACGTGCTCTACGCACATCCAGGAGCAGGGGCCAAAGTGATGATAGCCGACTTCGGAGAGGCCTGTGCGCCCCGCTCGGGACGAGAGGCGCACATGCACACCGTGTGCGGAGGGGCGCTTCACTACACGGCTCCTGAGCTGGTCGCACGTCGGCCTTACACCCGCGCCGTGGACCTGTGGGCGTTGGGGGTGATCGCTTGCGTCCTGCTTACTGGCGTGCTACCCTTCGATGCGGACAACGACGCCGACCTGGTGCGGCTCATCCTGAGGGCACAACTTCCTGCGGCGGAGCGG GGCTGGGAACTCGTGTCCGAGGAGGCCAGATGCGTAGCTCGCCGGCTGCTGCAGCGTAATCCAGCGCAAAGACTGACTGCAGCCGAGCTGCTGCGTCATCCCTGGGTGGCAGCGACGATGACGGGTGCAGCGCACAGGCCGGCACAG CTCCGGTTTCAGCGTAGAGGAGGTGAAGAGTGA